A single region of the Oceanispirochaeta sp. genome encodes:
- the argA gene encoding amino-acid N-acetyltransferase, with protein sequence MRGAFMDKSQLREHVDLIREVFSYNRRFKDSLFVIKIDSSIIDHNYFSVLVRDLSLLHQNGIRFVIIPGAHDRIDEILNQYKIPYKSVDGVRISSDEAIPFIKMAAFDVSNKVMTQLSGYDIPSVIGNWVKARALGVVNGIDFQCTGRVDKIKADAIETLLREGHIPIFPCIGWSANGDPYNISSDELAKIIAIELRASKLFFIGSDAVLNSENCNIPPEMPQSEEGRISKMSLSQAADLIKENPENNQMTKVRAALAACEGGVNRVHILDGRSDGAVLKEIFSNLGIGTMIYTNIYERIRNMKTKDISSVLILMKPFVEKGILVPRTRKDLEDKIDDFVVYSMDGIIHGCGALHRYSDDLGEIAALAVDQKFIHLKIGGKIVSYLLEHAEEQGLKKVLVLTTQTSDWFQTLGFEPAGISDLPEEKKAHYNMNRNSRILIYHF encoded by the coding sequence ATGAGAGGAGCATTCATGGACAAGAGTCAATTAAGAGAACATGTAGACCTTATAAGAGAAGTATTCTCTTATAACCGGCGTTTTAAGGATTCCCTCTTTGTCATCAAAATTGACAGCTCCATCATCGACCACAATTATTTTTCTGTCCTGGTCCGTGACCTGTCCCTCCTTCACCAGAACGGCATCCGATTTGTCATCATTCCCGGAGCCCACGACAGGATCGATGAGATCCTGAATCAGTACAAGATTCCCTATAAAAGCGTTGATGGAGTCAGAATTTCCTCTGATGAAGCCATTCCATTTATCAAAATGGCTGCCTTTGATGTATCCAACAAGGTAATGACCCAGCTGTCGGGTTACGACATTCCCTCGGTCATTGGCAACTGGGTCAAGGCCAGAGCCCTGGGGGTTGTCAATGGAATAGACTTTCAGTGTACCGGGCGGGTAGACAAGATCAAAGCCGATGCCATTGAGACCCTCCTCCGGGAAGGGCACATCCCGATTTTTCCCTGCATTGGATGGAGTGCCAACGGAGACCCCTACAATATTTCCTCCGACGAACTGGCTAAGATCATAGCCATAGAACTCAGGGCTTCCAAGTTGTTCTTTATTGGATCAGACGCCGTGCTAAATTCCGAAAACTGCAACATCCCCCCAGAGATGCCCCAGTCCGAAGAGGGGCGGATATCCAAAATGTCCCTGTCACAGGCGGCTGATCTTATAAAGGAAAATCCAGAAAACAATCAAATGACCAAAGTCCGGGCGGCTCTTGCCGCCTGCGAGGGTGGTGTTAACAGAGTGCATATCCTGGATGGCCGGAGCGACGGTGCGGTGCTCAAGGAAATTTTCTCCAACCTGGGTATCGGTACCATGATCTATACCAACATCTATGAGCGGATCAGAAACATGAAGACGAAGGACATCTCCAGTGTCCTTATCCTGATGAAACCCTTTGTTGAGAAGGGGATTCTTGTCCCCCGAACCCGGAAAGACCTTGAAGATAAAATTGACGATTTTGTAGTGTACTCCATGGACGGCATCATCCACGGCTGCGGCGCCCTGCACCGATACAGTGATGACCTGGGTGAAATTGCAGCCCTGGCGGTAGACCAGAAATTTATTCATCTCAAGATCGGCGGGAAAATTGTCTCTTATCTTCTGGAGCATGCCGAAGAACAGGGTTTGAAAAAAGTCCTGGTATTGACAACACAAACCTCTGACTGGTTCCAGACCCTGGGCTTTGAACCGGCCGGAATATCGGATCTTCCTGAAGAAAAGAAGGCTCATTACAACATGAACCGGAACTCAAGAATTTTAATATACCATTTCTAA
- a CDS encoding TatD family hydrolase yields the protein MNLKNLTNLINDCSFIDAHTHSDHYQGENRTGMLKEVFEHRILTLSSATDPDSIQESFSLNRSCPWILTAAGIHPWKAGIYDLEDLESLEEVYKMAHQISEIGMDSLWAPPEATWEKQSELLEAQLKLAVKHNKPVTLHTKGAEDRILTLLKKWTPPSILIHWFDGSDEQLKAFQALGCFFTVSPVLLTEPVTNRIISQIPLNLLLAETDNPPAWHWLFDQPPRAIQIQDVLQAASRILDIPIGELHEAFKDNLKTFFKIPPVHC from the coding sequence ATGAACCTGAAAAATCTCACCAATCTAATCAATGACTGCTCCTTCATAGACGCCCATACTCATTCGGATCATTATCAGGGAGAAAACAGGACTGGCATGCTGAAGGAAGTCTTTGAACATCGGATACTGACCCTCAGCTCGGCCACAGATCCTGATTCTATCCAGGAGTCATTCTCTCTGAACCGTTCCTGTCCCTGGATTTTAACAGCCGCTGGGATTCACCCCTGGAAAGCCGGAATCTATGATCTGGAAGATCTTGAATCCCTGGAAGAGGTTTATAAAATGGCTCATCAGATCAGTGAGATTGGAATGGATTCTCTCTGGGCACCTCCCGAGGCGACCTGGGAGAAGCAGTCAGAACTGCTGGAAGCTCAGCTCAAACTGGCTGTAAAACATAATAAGCCTGTGACCCTTCACACAAAGGGTGCAGAAGACAGGATTCTGACCCTGTTAAAAAAATGGACTCCCCCCTCGATTCTAATCCACTGGTTTGACGGCAGCGATGAACAGCTGAAAGCATTCCAGGCCCTGGGATGCTTTTTCACGGTCTCCCCGGTCCTACTGACCGAACCAGTCACTAACCGGATCATTTCTCAGATTCCTCTAAACCTACTTCTGGCCGAAACAGACAATCCTCCCGCATGGCACTGGCTCTTTGACCAGCCCCCCCGGGCGATCCAGATTCAAGATGTCCTGCAGGCGGCATCCAGAATCCTCGACATCCCCATCGGGGAACTTCATGAGGCATTCAAGGACAACCTGAAAACCTTTTTTAAAATTCCGCCTGTTCATTGTTGA